From Ictidomys tridecemlineatus isolate mIctTri1 chromosome 2, mIctTri1.hap1, whole genome shotgun sequence, the proteins below share one genomic window:
- the LOC144370718 gene encoding olfactory receptor 7G2-like, with amino-acid sequence MKARNMSVSSEFLLLGLTDDPALQPLIFSLFLSMYLVTILGNLLIILAVSSDPHLHTPTYFFLSNLSLADIFISTTTIPQMLVNIQRKSKTISYAGCLSQVCFVLIFAGSENFLLAAMAYDRYAAICHPLRYTAIMNPRRCVLLVLVSFSISTVDALLHSLMLLRLSFCTDLDIPHFFCELDQVITLACSDTLINNLLIYVTAGIFAGLPLSGIIFSYLHIVSSVLRMPSPGGVYKAFSTCGSHLSVVCLFYGTIFGVYISSAVTDSQRRAAVASVMYSVVPQMLNPFIYSLRNRDMKGALRKLLGKKLCFSNGNHGFNPKT; translated from the coding sequence ATGAAAGCCAGAAACATGTCCGTTTCCTCAGAATTCCTTCTCCTGGGACTGACAGATgacccagccctgcagcccctcATCTTCAGCTtgttcctgtccatgtacctggtcaccatcctggggaacctgctcatcatcctggccgtcagctctgacccccacctccacacccccacgtacttcttcctctccaacctgtccttggcCGACATCTTCATCAGCACCACCACGATCCCCCagatgctggtgaacatccaGAGAAAGAGCAAGACCATCAGTTACGCAGGCTGCCTCAGCCAGGTCTGCTTTGTCCTGATTTTTGCTGGATCGGAGAACTTTCTCCTGGCAGCAATGGCTTATGACCGTTACGCCGCCATCTGCCATCCCCTCAGGTACACGGCCATCATGAACCCCCGCCGGTGTGTCCTGCTGGTTCTGGTCTCCTTTTCCATCAGCACTGTGGACGCCCTGCTGCACAGTCTGAtgctgctgaggctgtccttctgcacagaccTGGACATCCCCCACTTCTTCTGTGAACTTGATCAGGTCATCACACTGGCCTGTTCTGACACCCTCATCAATAACCTCCTGATATATGTCACAGCTGGGATATTTGCTGGGCTTCCCCTCTCTGGAATCATTTTCTCTTACCTTCACATTGTGTCCTCTGTCTTGAGGATGCCGTCACCAGGAGGAGTGTATAAAGCCTTTTCCACCTGTGGCTCTCACCTGTCTGTGGTCTGCTTGTTCTACGGGACAATTTTTGGGGTGTACATTAGCTCTGCAGTGACTGACTCACAGAGAAGAGCTGCAGTGGCCTCAGTGATGTACTCTGTGGTCCCTCagatgctgaaccccttcatctacagcctgaggaacagggacatGAAGGGGGCCTTGAGGAAGCTCCTGG